One genomic window of Microcoleus sp. FACHB-831 includes the following:
- a CDS encoding GNAT family N-acetyltransferase translates to MTAEFNNNFSISTDKSKLDLAVIHNFLSRTYWAENIPLATVQKSIENSLCFGVYEGCNQVGFARVITDYATFAYFSDVFILEEYRGLGLAKWLIASILEHPDLQGLRRWLLVTADAQDFYRKFGFQELENSGCMTILKSNIYNQ, encoded by the coding sequence ATGACAGCGGAATTTAACAATAATTTTTCAATTAGTACGGATAAATCTAAATTAGATTTAGCGGTAATACATAATTTTTTGAGCCGCACCTATTGGGCTGAAAACATCCCCTTAGCTACAGTGCAAAAATCAATAGAAAATTCTTTATGTTTTGGGGTTTATGAAGGCTGCAACCAAGTTGGGTTTGCTAGAGTTATTACCGACTATGCTACCTTTGCTTATTTTTCAGATGTTTTTATTTTAGAAGAATATCGTGGCCTGGGTTTAGCCAAGTGGCTGATAGCGTCTATTTTAGAACATCCAGATCTTCAAGGTTTGCGGAGATGGTTATTAGTTACAGCAGATGCACAGGATTTTTATCGTAAATTCGGATTCCAAGAGCTAGAAAATTCTGGATGCATGACAATACTTAAATCGAATATCTATAACCAATAA
- a CDS encoding glycerophosphodiester phosphodiesterase family protein — MEDNLNRPAADKTEIIAHRGFSAIAPENTLAAFSAAIQHQADSIEFDVQLSKSGVPVIIHDATVNRTTNARGKVRNKTLDQLKALDAGSWFGSQFKGEPIPTLAEALNALKDIPAFIYPEVKSSRYWSETDIDKFVRSLIETGWEDRCIVACFNHNFLKQVRQVSSRIVLGYSVRSAWGYRKILPSAIADGNAVIISKYSVLLGNPSLVQASRSQGVDVVVWTVDSEKDLHKLANIGVVRVITNSLIKT; from the coding sequence ATGGAAGATAATTTAAACCGCCCCGCCGCAGATAAAACTGAGATAATTGCTCATCGCGGTTTTTCTGCGATCGCGCCTGAAAATACATTAGCAGCCTTCTCTGCTGCCATACAACATCAGGCTGATTCTATTGAGTTCGATGTCCAGTTATCCAAAAGTGGCGTCCCCGTCATCATCCACGATGCTACTGTAAACAGAACAACCAACGCTAGGGGCAAGGTAAGAAACAAAACGCTGGATCAACTAAAGGCGCTTGATGCTGGTTCTTGGTTCGGTTCCCAATTTAAAGGGGAGCCAATTCCCACCTTAGCAGAAGCCTTGAACGCCCTCAAGGATATCCCCGCTTTTATTTATCCAGAGGTGAAGTCATCCCGTTATTGGAGCGAAACTGATATAGATAAATTTGTGCGATCGCTAATTGAAACTGGATGGGAAGATAGATGTATTGTTGCTTGTTTTAACCATAACTTTCTCAAGCAGGTTCGGCAAGTCTCCAGCCGCATCGTTTTGGGATATTCAGTTCGTTCTGCATGGGGTTACAGAAAGATATTGCCATCTGCGATCGCTGATGGCAACGCTGTTATAATTAGCAAATACTCTGTTTTACTTGGCAATCCTTCGCTAGTTCAAGCCAGTAGAAGTCAAGGTGTTGATGTGGTAGTTTGGACGGTTGACTCTGAAAAGGATTTGCATAAATTGGCTAATATAGGTGTGGTTCGTGTAATTACGAATTCTCTTATTAAGACATGA
- a CDS encoding ATP-dependent DNA helicase RecQ, with protein sequence MNNSETTSWNDVRAAFKKIWGYNDFRPPQGEIIRSLLQNRDALIVMPTGGGKSICFQLPALLQNGLTLVVSPLVALMENQVQELRDRNLPAALLHSELSTWDRKKTLQQIERQQLRLLYLSPETLLSQPVWEKLSQPQLKINGLILDEAHCLVQWGETFRPAYRRLGAVRPALLKSKPVGTKIAIAAFTATADTAAQQTIGKVLKLQQPASFKISPYRSNLHLKVQTIWTPRGRRQSLLNFIKARPKQAGLVYVRTRKDSEELATMLGQLNYPTAAYHAGLSASERREIEANWLSGKLPFVVCTCAFGMGINKSDVRWIVHFHTPFLLSEYVQEVGRAGRDGKPADALTLVSERTGWLNPEDKQRREFFASKMRSHYQEAKAIASKIPPQGEVTSLAKQFPDSAITLALLHSTGQLEWQDPFHYIRRDRGNSASFSDLNSQQQQVQHQMTKYLTTRQCRWQFLLQSFGFTAEATGFKCGHCDNCDRRLK encoded by the coding sequence ATGAATAATTCTGAAACAACATCTTGGAACGATGTCCGCGCCGCCTTTAAGAAAATATGGGGATACAACGATTTTCGCCCACCGCAAGGAGAAATTATTCGCAGTTTGTTGCAAAACCGGGATGCATTAATTGTGATGCCGACTGGTGGGGGAAAGTCGATTTGTTTTCAACTTCCAGCATTGCTGCAAAATGGATTAACCCTTGTGGTTTCGCCTCTGGTGGCGCTGATGGAAAATCAAGTACAGGAATTGCGCGATCGCAATCTGCCAGCCGCCCTTTTGCACAGCGAATTGTCAACTTGGGATCGTAAGAAAACTCTACAACAAATAGAGCGACAACAGCTAAGATTATTGTACCTGTCCCCAGAAACTCTGCTAAGCCAGCCAGTTTGGGAAAAGTTATCCCAACCACAGTTAAAAATTAATGGTTTGATTCTCGATGAAGCCCATTGTTTGGTACAGTGGGGAGAAACATTTCGCCCAGCTTATCGCCGTCTGGGTGCTGTGCGTCCGGCATTGCTAAAATCAAAACCAGTTGGTACAAAAATAGCGATCGCAGCCTTCACCGCCACCGCCGATACAGCCGCCCAACAAACTATTGGGAAAGTTTTAAAATTACAACAGCCAGCATCATTTAAAATTAGTCCTTATCGCTCTAATCTGCATCTCAAAGTTCAAACTATTTGGACGCCGCGCGGACGCCGCCAAAGCCTCTTAAACTTCATTAAAGCTAGACCAAAACAAGCGGGATTAGTCTACGTCCGCACTAGGAAAGATAGCGAAGAATTAGCTACTATGCTAGGGCAGTTAAATTATCCAACAGCAGCTTATCACGCTGGACTTAGTGCATCGGAACGCAGAGAAATTGAAGCAAATTGGCTTAGTGGAAAATTGCCATTTGTGGTGTGTACTTGCGCGTTTGGCATGGGGATTAATAAATCAGACGTGCGCTGGATAGTTCACTTTCATACGCCTTTTTTGCTTTCAGAATACGTGCAGGAAGTGGGGAGAGCGGGGAGAGATGGCAAACCTGCGGATGCGCTAACATTGGTGAGCGAGCGGACAGGTTGGCTGAACCCGGAAGATAAGCAAAGAAGGGAATTTTTTGCCTCAAAAATGCGATCGCACTATCAAGAAGCCAAAGCGATCGCGTCTAAAATTCCACCCCAAGGTGAAGTAACATCTTTAGCGAAACAGTTTCCAGATAGTGCCATTACTCTTGCCCTCCTTCACAGCACCGGACAGCTAGAGTGGCAAGATCCTTTTCATTATATTAGGCGCGATCGCGGTAATTCTGCCTCGTTTTCCGACCTCAATTCCCAGCAGCAACAAGTCCAACATCAGATGACTAAATATCTCACAACGAGGCAATGTCGCTGGCAGTTTTTATTACAAAGTTTTGGCTTTACTGCTGAAGCGACTGGGTTTAAATGCGGACACTGCGATAATTGCGATCGCAGGCTAAAGTAG
- the petN gene encoding cytochrome b6-f complex subunit PetN, with protein MDILSLGWVSVLVVFTWSIAMVVWGRNGL; from the coding sequence ATGGATATCCTGTCACTAGGTTGGGTTTCGGTTCTGGTTGTGTTTACTTGGTCGATTGCAATGGTAGTTTGGGGTCGTAACGGTTTGTAA
- a CDS encoding SDR family oxidoreductase codes for MTSESYIFLAGSSRGVGREIANRLIAQNKKVKALLRTEATKGELETMGINIVFGDALNVAEVESSMLGDEPIHAVISTIGGLPKDGERADYLGNKNLIDAAVKANVKKFILVSSIGSGNTAGAIPPQALETLRPVLLEKEKAEQHLIASGLTYTIIRPGGLKSEAATGNGILTEDPQVAGTIHRADVADLVCRCLESSCANNKVLSAIDRNMMYGQPDFEEFNLI; via the coding sequence ATGACATCTGAATCTTACATTTTTCTCGCAGGCTCTAGTCGCGGTGTGGGTCGAGAAATCGCTAACCGCTTAATAGCTCAAAACAAAAAGGTAAAAGCCTTGCTGCGGACAGAAGCAACTAAGGGTGAACTGGAGACGATGGGAATTAACATCGTCTTCGGCGATGCTTTGAATGTTGCTGAAGTGGAAAGCTCAATGCTAGGTGATGAACCAATCCACGCTGTTATCAGTACGATCGGCGGTTTACCCAAAGATGGTGAAAGGGCAGATTATCTAGGCAACAAAAATCTCATTGATGCTGCTGTAAAAGCTAACGTAAAAAAGTTTATCTTAGTTTCTTCTATTGGTAGTGGAAATACTGCTGGTGCGATTCCGCCGCAAGCTTTGGAAACCCTGCGACCAGTTTTGCTGGAAAAAGAAAAAGCAGAGCAACATTTGATTGCCAGCGGACTAACTTATACTATTATTCGCCCCGGCGGATTGAAGTCGGAAGCGGCAACGGGTAATGGTATTCTCACGGAAGATCCGCAAGTTGCTGGGACAATTCATCGTGCTGATGTGGCGGATTTGGTTTGTCGGTGTCTTGAGTCCTCGTGCGCTAATAATAAAGTTCTGTCAGCTATTGACAGAAATATGATGTACGGTCAGCCTGATTTTGAGGAGTTTAATTTGATTTAA
- a CDS encoding bifunctional 2-polyprenyl-6-hydroxyphenol methylase/3-demethylubiquinol 3-O-methyltransferase UbiG, which produces MVEQHEKLTIAEYQLTAESFRVGTWNHDVSQNINALIAAMPRNPGKILDVGCGPGRDLVNFKRLGHTPIGLDAAPAFVEMAQQASGCEVWQQSFLSLDLPPETFDGIFANASLIHVPRKHMVRVLKDLWRSLVPKGAILMSMCRGDREGYNQRPTGFRYVVGWEYETLVPCLKEAGFEILHHYYRPPGLPLSEQSWFVIVARK; this is translated from the coding sequence ATGGTGGAGCAACACGAGAAACTGACAATTGCAGAGTATCAACTGACGGCGGAATCTTTCAGGGTGGGTACTTGGAATCATGATGTCTCGCAAAATATCAATGCTCTGATAGCGGCTATGCCCCGAAATCCGGGTAAAATCCTTGATGTGGGTTGTGGACCTGGGCGTGACTTGGTGAATTTCAAGCGTCTGGGGCATACGCCGATTGGTTTGGATGCAGCACCAGCGTTTGTGGAGATGGCGCAACAGGCTTCTGGTTGTGAGGTTTGGCAGCAATCGTTTCTCAGCCTTGACTTGCCGCCGGAGACGTTTGATGGGATATTTGCGAATGCGTCGCTGATTCACGTTCCGCGCAAACATATGGTGAGGGTGCTGAAGGATTTGTGGCGATCGCTCGTTCCCAAAGGTGCAATTCTCATGTCTATGTGTCGCGGCGATCGCGAAGGCTATAACCAACGTCCGACAGGTTTTCGCTATGTTGTCGGTTGGGAATATGAAACTCTGGTTCCTTGTTTAAAAGAAGCTGGATTTGAAATTTTACACCACTATTATCGTCCCCCTGGTTTGCCCCTCTCAGAGCAATCCTGGTTTGTCATCGTCGCTCGTAAATAA